One region of Gossypium raimondii isolate GPD5lz chromosome 6, ASM2569854v1, whole genome shotgun sequence genomic DNA includes:
- the LOC105774487 gene encoding uncharacterized protein LOC105774487, which translates to MASSKLRSSFSFPNLLLSSLNFILFILSAASLAPIILLKMPPTSLGVAFLMVSSISLLSSFLGFYSQLTHFCFITHVSLLIASLIGQVLSVLSLFTREKASLSMLKSPRDIKEAKVLVRLECGILMAMLVMQLMVLAMSCTVHHCWVKEYEGLEAEREATAKKRSRRLARVQEESMANAARIAEIKAKELDEKTKSKYCQWVKTDFEG; encoded by the coding sequence ATGGCTTCCTCTAAGCTTAGAAGCTCCTTTTCCTTCCCAAATCTTCTCCTGTCATCCTTGAACTTCATCCTCTTTATCCTCTCTGCAGCCTCTCTTGCTCCCATTATCCTCCTCAAAATGCCACCAACTTCACTGGGTGTAGCCTTCCTCATGGTCTCCTCCATCTCCCTTCTTTCCTCCTTCCTGGGCTTCTACTCTCAGCTCACCCACTTCTGCTTCATAACCCATGTTTCACTCCTCATCGCCTCCTTGATCGGCCAAGTTTTAAGCGTACTATCATTGTTTACAAGAGAGAAAGCTAGTCTCTCGATGCTGAAATCTCCGCGGGACATTAAAGAGGCAAAGGTGCTGGTGAGATTGGAATGTGGGATTTTGATGGCGATGTTGGTGATGCAATTGATGGTGTTAGCGATGAGCTGCACGGTCCATCACTGTTGGGTGAAGGAATATGAGGGGTTAGAAGCTGAGAGAGAGGCAACTGCGAAGAAAAGGAGCAGGAGGTTAGCGAGGGTGCAAGAGGAATCCATGGCGAATGCGGCCAGGATTGCGGAGATTAAAGCCAAAGAGTTGGATGAGAAGACGAAGAGCAAGTACTGTCAGTGGGTGAAAACTGATTTTGAGGGCTGA
- the LOC105774297 gene encoding uncharacterized protein LOC105774297 — MEPPPNGEELTSWDELYNINLIPSELFLKFRKEIQGFRVGVNLEFFNAPMNDFQTKLVLKPLSPERRWKFAYEPIRQDVRLISKKIPVTKFLNLQVGIGHNFKMNAIGWKWKLTTCFGGDGISRIRNKTTLGLVPGLDFRFGWRADYVLPEVTGALGTDEALFNLNSGRLQASLDRVEAIVTAT, encoded by the exons ATGGAGCCGCCGCCTAATGGTGAAGAACTCACTTCGTGGGATGAGctatataacataaatttgaTTCCTTCTGAGTTGTTCCTCaagtttagaaaagaaattcaGGGGTTTCGAGTTGGTGTCAATTTGGAG TTCTTCAATGCCCCTATGAATGATTTCCAAACTAAGCTTGTGCTGAAACCTTTATCCCCTGAACGGAGGTGGAAGTTTGCATATGAGCCTATAAGACAAGATGTACGCCTTATTTCCAAAAAGATCCCTGTCACAAAATTTCTTAATCTCCAG GTTGGCATAGGCCACAATTTCAAGATGAATGCAATTGGTTGGAAATGGAAGCTCACCACCTGTTTTGGTGGAGATGGAATTTCTCGGATTCGGAATAAGACAACTCTTGGCTTGGTTCCCGGCCTGGATTTTCGATTTGGGTGGAGGGCAGATTATGTTCTTCCAGAAGTTACTGG AGCTCTTGGTACCGATGAAGCATTGTTCAACTTGAACTCTGGGCGGTTGCAAGCATCATTAGATAGAGTTGAGGCCATTGTGACTGCCACATGA